The region ATTTATTATTGGGGTTTTCACCATATTTAAATTCTAAATCATTAGGACGATCGACCACTACAAGCTCAAAGCCTTGAGTCGATGTTATAGAAATCATATCAATATCTTCTACTTTTACTTTTGCATCTAATAATGCTTCTTCAATATGAGAGACATTAATTCCAAATGAATGCTTAGATCTATTATATCTTTCTCTTATTAAATTACATTTAGGGATACCATCTATCAAAACAGCGACACCAGCATCGTGTCCAAAATGAAGTCCAAGTATTACAACTTTATGTTCTTTCATGAAGCTATTTCCTCAATTTCTTGTAAAATCTTCCCAAGAAAAGAATAAGCATTTATGAGGTCAGGATCAATTTCAATAGCTTTGCGAATAGATAATTCTGCCTCTTTTAAGTTACCAAGATCTTTAAAAATAGTTCCTAGATTGTAATGAGCATTAGCAAAATTGGGTTCAATTGCTATTGCCTTTTTTGTAGCTATCTCAGCTTCTTTTGATTTGCCTTGATCTTGCAATATGCTTCCTAGTAGTAAATGATGATTTGCTATATCAGGATTGATTTTAATAGCTTTAATTGTCAATATCTCTGCTTCTTCTAGTTGACCTTGATCTTTTAAAATCATTGCATAATTAGAAAAAACACTATCAGTAATAAAACCTTGATTAATACAATATTGGTATGATTTTACCGCTTCGTTAATATTTCCTTTTAAATGAAAATCTATTGCTTGTTTAATTATTCTTTCTGAAGAAGGTTTAGAAGGAGTATTGAAATTAATGGAAATATTTTTTTTTCTTTCTCCCAGTTCAAAAGGAACTGGGAATGTTTTCACTTCAAACCCTGCTTTCTTTTGATTTTTTCGTTCCTCAGTCAAATTTATTTGTTTTACAAAGGATTTATTAATGATGATTATACCTTGTACTTAGGATTTAGTATTTAGCTTTGAAAAGATATTGCCCCCTTTAATTAGGTGGGGGATTATCTCCCTGCAAAGGGAAGTAATCAGTCTAGTCCCATTAAAGAAACAAAGACC is a window of Prochlorococcus marinus str. MIT 0917 DNA encoding:
- a CDS encoding tetratricopeptide repeat protein gives rise to the protein MTEERKNQKKAGFEVKTFPVPFELGERKKNISINFNTPSKPSSERIIKQAIDFHLKGNINEAVKSYQYCINQGFITDSVFSNYAMILKDQGQLEEAEILTIKAIKINPDIANHHLLLGSILQDQGKSKEAEIATKKAIAIEPNFANAHYNLGTIFKDLGNLKEAELSIRKAIEIDPDLINAYSFLGKILQEIEEIAS